One Streptomyces sp. R28 DNA window includes the following coding sequences:
- a CDS encoding substrate-binding domain-containing protein encodes MRAYGCRTAVVAAAALSLAVSLAACGTGGESAGSGAAASGDGGFTVGLLFSQIVQTRWEQFDKPLIEKKVKELCADCAVEYGNAEGDVATQQQLVDTLINKDVDVLILSAVNFRSLRSAVERAHDAGIPVVAYDGLVEGPVSGYVSFDNERVGKLQGEALLKALGDKADERRIVMMNGPQTSPTNVAFKKGALSALEGKVEIGKTYDIQGWKQESAHADMVRAIAALGADGIDGVYAANDGLASGVISALKASSIDPWPPVTGQDADLAAVRNILSGDQYMSVYKPFKAEADAAAEMAVALGRGEKLDDIARTAVDTATTKNIPAVLLDPVPVMVDDIKDTVVKDGVYTIGQICTPKVASACEKAGLTG; translated from the coding sequence GTGAGGGCGTATGGGTGTCGTACCGCCGTCGTCGCGGCCGCCGCACTGTCGCTGGCCGTGTCCCTGGCTGCCTGCGGCACGGGCGGGGAGTCCGCCGGCTCGGGCGCGGCCGCCTCCGGCGACGGCGGCTTCACGGTCGGCCTGCTGTTCTCCCAGATCGTCCAGACTCGCTGGGAGCAGTTCGACAAGCCCCTGATCGAGAAGAAGGTCAAGGAACTGTGCGCGGACTGCGCGGTGGAGTACGGCAACGCCGAGGGGGACGTGGCCACCCAGCAGCAACTGGTGGACACCTTGATCAACAAGGACGTCGACGTCCTGATCCTCAGCGCCGTGAACTTCCGATCCCTGCGCTCCGCGGTCGAGAGGGCACACGACGCGGGCATCCCGGTCGTCGCCTACGACGGCCTCGTCGAGGGCCCGGTCTCGGGCTACGTCTCCTTCGACAACGAACGGGTCGGCAAGCTCCAGGGCGAGGCACTCCTCAAGGCCCTGGGCGACAAGGCGGACGAACGCCGGATCGTCATGATGAACGGTCCCCAGACCAGCCCGACCAACGTCGCCTTCAAGAAGGGCGCGCTGTCCGCCCTCGAGGGCAAGGTCGAGATCGGCAAGACGTACGACATCCAGGGCTGGAAGCAGGAGAGCGCCCACGCCGACATGGTCCGCGCCATCGCCGCCCTGGGCGCGGACGGCATCGACGGCGTGTACGCCGCCAACGACGGTCTCGCCTCCGGCGTCATCTCCGCCCTCAAGGCCTCCAGCATCGATCCGTGGCCCCCTGTCACCGGCCAGGACGCCGACCTCGCGGCCGTGCGGAACATCCTCAGCGGCGACCAGTACATGAGTGTCTACAAGCCATTCAAGGCCGAGGCCGACGCGGCCGCCGAGATGGCCGTCGCCCTGGGCCGCGGCGAAAAGCTCGACGACATCGCCAGGACCGCGGTCGACACGGCCACCACCAAGAACATCCCCGCCGTGTTGCTCGATCCCGTCCCCGTGATGGTCGACGACATCAAGGACACCGTGGTCAAGGACGGCGTGTACACCATCGGCCAGATCTGCACCCCGAAGGTCGCGTCCGCCTGCGAGAAGGCCGGACTCACCGGTTGA
- a CDS encoding histidine kinase, with amino-acid sequence MHITARLRRVIRWPFQGAGRPAAFLATGVLIQFAVLVVMALPWILLVPETMAAILLAVFVPLAAVVPAGPLLTEAQRGRFRTRLGVDIPSAFGGARPPLPEWLRSRAGRRQLGYHLLFGPLLALAAVVVLLVWATAAVAASIYVWIWLVPPEWRLGQAGYTTLAAYITAAGIALLCAASWLTGALTGLDTRTATVRLGPSREEQLARRVEDLAESRAGLVDAVDAERRRIERDLHDGAQQRLVSLAVNLGLAKATLGDLTEDARRVIDEAHREAKEAIEELNDLVRGLHPAVLEDRGLDAAISGIAARVPLPVGVTVNLPSRPSPAVEAVAYFVVSEALTNVVKHAEASRAEVTVECSGTALVLVVSDDGVGGATPAGGTGLAGLAKRVASVDGRLSVDSPVGGPTVMTVELPCVP; translated from the coding sequence ATGCACATAACCGCCCGCCTGCGGCGCGTGATCCGGTGGCCGTTCCAGGGAGCCGGACGCCCGGCCGCGTTCCTCGCCACCGGGGTCCTGATCCAGTTCGCTGTCCTGGTCGTCATGGCTCTGCCCTGGATCCTCCTCGTCCCGGAGACGATGGCGGCGATCCTCCTCGCGGTCTTCGTCCCGCTCGCCGCCGTCGTGCCGGCCGGGCCGTTGCTGACCGAGGCGCAGCGCGGCCGCTTCCGTACCCGTCTCGGTGTGGACATCCCCTCGGCCTTCGGGGGAGCGCGTCCCCCGCTGCCCGAGTGGCTGCGTTCCCGGGCGGGCCGGCGGCAGCTCGGTTACCACCTGCTGTTCGGGCCGCTCCTGGCCCTCGCGGCGGTCGTCGTCCTTCTGGTGTGGGCCACGGCCGCCGTGGCCGCCTCGATCTACGTGTGGATCTGGCTGGTTCCGCCGGAGTGGCGCCTTGGCCAAGCCGGCTACACCACCTTGGCGGCATACATCACCGCCGCCGGAATCGCCCTGCTCTGCGCGGCATCCTGGCTGACCGGTGCCCTCACCGGGCTCGACACCCGCACCGCCACGGTCCGGCTCGGGCCCAGCCGTGAGGAGCAGTTGGCGCGCCGGGTCGAGGACCTGGCCGAGAGCCGGGCGGGCCTGGTGGACGCCGTCGACGCCGAACGGCGGCGCATCGAACGGGACTTGCACGACGGCGCCCAGCAGCGGCTGGTCTCGCTGGCGGTCAACCTCGGGCTGGCCAAGGCGACGCTGGGTGACCTGACCGAGGACGCCCGCCGGGTGATCGACGAGGCGCACCGGGAGGCGAAGGAGGCGATAGAGGAGTTGAACGATCTCGTGCGGGGGCTGCACCCGGCCGTTCTGGAGGACCGAGGCCTCGACGCCGCGATCTCGGGTATCGCGGCCCGGGTGCCCCTTCCGGTGGGGGTGACGGTGAACCTGCCGTCGCGGCCGTCGCCCGCGGTCGAGGCCGTCGCGTACTTCGTCGTCTCCGAAGCGCTGACGAACGTGGTGAAGCACGCGGAGGCGTCCCGGGCCGAGGTCACGGTGGAGTGCTCGGGCACGGCCCTGGTTCTCGTCGTCAGCGACGACGGCGTGGGCGGCGCCACGCCCGCCGGCGGTACCGGGCTGGCCGGGCTGGCCAAACGGGTCGCGTCGGTCGATGGCAGGCTGTCGGTCGACAGTCCCGTCGGGGGACCGACCGTCATGACCGTGGAGTTGCCGTGCGTGCCGTGA
- a CDS encoding response regulator: MRAVIAEDSVLLRIGVTKVLEMAGFEVVAEVGDAEALLAAVEEHRPDIAVVDVRMPPGFTDEGVRAALVIRQQWPGTAVLLLSQYVEERYAADLLSAHTSGIGYLLKQRVADVEEFADTLRQVAAGGTALDPQVVSQLLMRRHSDPLDRLTPREREVLELMAGGRSNAGIAAQLVVSESAVAKHINSILAKLDLPKADADHRRVLAVLRFLGVT; encoded by the coding sequence GTGCGTGCCGTGATCGCCGAGGATTCCGTCCTGCTCCGGATCGGCGTGACCAAGGTCCTGGAGATGGCCGGCTTCGAGGTGGTCGCCGAAGTCGGTGACGCCGAGGCGCTGTTGGCGGCGGTGGAGGAACACCGGCCGGACATCGCCGTGGTGGATGTCCGGATGCCTCCCGGCTTCACGGACGAGGGGGTGCGGGCCGCGCTGGTCATCAGGCAGCAGTGGCCCGGGACGGCCGTACTGCTGCTCTCGCAGTACGTGGAGGAGCGGTACGCCGCCGATCTGCTGTCCGCCCACACGTCGGGGATCGGCTACCTGCTCAAGCAACGGGTCGCGGACGTCGAGGAGTTCGCCGACACCCTGCGGCAGGTGGCCGCGGGCGGCACCGCGCTGGACCCGCAGGTGGTGTCCCAACTGCTGATGCGCCGCCACAGCGACCCGCTGGACCGGCTCACCCCGCGCGAACGCGAGGTCCTGGAGCTGATGGCAGGCGGTCGGTCCAACGCCGGGATAGCCGCGCAGCTCGTGGTCAGCGAGAGCGCGGTGGCCAAACACATCAACAGCATCCTCGCCAAACTCGACCTGCCGAAGGCCGATGCGGACCACCGCCGGGTGCTCGCCGTTCTGCGCTTTCTCGGCGTGACCTGA
- a CDS encoding alpha/beta fold hydrolase gives MINRRSFSKALGVGTGAAAVSLAGLRAASAASTVPTVTPGAHAAFPQLKQIRAGLLDVGYAELGPAHGPVVICLHGWPYDIHSYVDVAPLLAEQGYRVIVPYLRGHGTTRFLSDRTFRNAQQSAIALDVIALMDALKIERAVLAGFDWGSRTADIVAALWPERCKALVSVSGYLVTNLEANLKPLSPQAEHAWWYQYYFSTERGRLAMEDKTLRHDLTRLVWDTVSPTWDFDDATFERTAAAFDNPDYAAVVIHNYRWRLGLADGERRYDGFEKRLAARPVIEVPTLTLDAERDPFTAPGDGASYRDRFTGAYEHRTLPGIGHNVPQEAPTAFAQAVIDVHHLLDK, from the coding sequence ATGATCAACAGGCGCAGCTTCAGCAAGGCCCTGGGTGTCGGCACGGGCGCGGCCGCCGTGTCACTGGCCGGTCTGCGGGCCGCGTCCGCGGCGTCGACCGTCCCCACGGTCACCCCCGGCGCACACGCCGCCTTCCCGCAGCTGAAGCAGATCAGGGCCGGCCTGCTCGACGTGGGCTACGCCGAGCTCGGCCCCGCCCACGGTCCCGTGGTCATCTGCCTGCACGGATGGCCCTACGACATCCACAGTTACGTCGACGTCGCCCCCCTGCTGGCCGAGCAGGGCTACCGCGTGATCGTCCCGTACCTCCGCGGCCACGGCACCACGCGCTTCCTCTCCGACCGGACGTTCCGCAACGCCCAGCAGTCGGCCATCGCCCTCGACGTCATCGCCCTGATGGACGCCCTGAAGATCGAGAGGGCCGTGCTGGCCGGCTTCGACTGGGGCTCACGCACCGCCGACATCGTCGCCGCGCTCTGGCCCGAACGCTGCAAGGCCCTGGTGTCGGTGAGCGGATACCTCGTCACCAACCTCGAAGCCAACCTGAAGCCGCTGTCGCCGCAGGCCGAACACGCTTGGTGGTACCAGTACTACTTCTCCACCGAGCGGGGCCGGCTCGCCATGGAGGACAAGACCCTGCGCCACGACCTGACCAGGCTCGTCTGGGACACCGTCTCCCCGACGTGGGACTTCGACGACGCCACGTTCGAGCGCACCGCGGCAGCCTTCGACAACCCCGACTACGCGGCGGTCGTCATCCACAACTACCGCTGGCGGCTCGGCCTCGCGGACGGGGAGCGCCGCTACGACGGGTTCGAGAAGCGGCTCGCCGCGCGGCCGGTCATCGAGGTGCCCACCCTCACGCTCGACGCCGAGCGGGATCCCTTCACCGCCCCGGGCGACGGCGCCTCGTACCGGGACAGGTTCACGGGCGCATACGA